One region of Jatrophihabitans cynanchi genomic DNA includes:
- a CDS encoding YeiH family protein — MSATTRRADPLRACAPLVPGVALAAAIALVATGIGHALPLLGAPVAGLLLGVALSRAVAARPPLQPGVAFAGRTLLQVAVVLLGSALSLRQVAHVGASSLPVMLGTLAVCLALAYLLGRWLGIGRDLRTLIGVGTGICGASAIAAVSPVIRARSADVAYAISTIFLFNLVAVLAFPPLGHLLGLSQHDFGLFAGTAVNDTSSVVAAASTYGSSATDYAVVVKLTRTLMIIPICLGLAALTRSGEREASALRRVTRLVPWFLVGFIVLAALNSLGWVPSAAHQPLRDASVFLITLALTAIGLRTDVAGLRRAGSRPLLLGLLLWVAVAGTSLVLQWAAG, encoded by the coding sequence GTGAGCGCCACGACCCGCCGAGCCGACCCGCTGCGTGCGTGCGCACCGCTGGTCCCGGGTGTCGCGTTGGCTGCCGCGATCGCGCTCGTCGCCACCGGCATCGGGCACGCGCTGCCGTTGCTCGGCGCCCCGGTGGCCGGGCTCCTCCTCGGGGTCGCGCTCAGCCGCGCCGTGGCCGCGCGTCCACCACTGCAGCCGGGCGTGGCGTTCGCCGGGCGGACCCTGCTGCAGGTGGCGGTCGTCCTGCTCGGGTCGGCGCTGTCGTTGCGGCAGGTGGCGCACGTGGGCGCGTCGTCGCTGCCGGTGATGCTCGGCACGCTGGCGGTCTGCCTCGCACTCGCCTACCTGCTCGGCCGGTGGCTCGGCATCGGACGTGACCTGCGCACCCTGATCGGCGTCGGCACCGGCATCTGCGGCGCGTCGGCGATTGCGGCGGTGAGCCCGGTGATCCGCGCCCGCAGCGCCGACGTGGCCTACGCGATCTCGACGATCTTCCTGTTCAACCTGGTCGCGGTGCTGGCCTTCCCGCCGCTCGGCCACCTGCTCGGGTTGAGCCAGCACGACTTCGGGCTCTTCGCCGGGACGGCGGTGAACGACACGTCCTCGGTCGTGGCCGCGGCCAGCACGTACGGCTCGTCGGCGACCGACTACGCGGTGGTGGTCAAGCTGACCCGGACCCTGATGATCATCCCGATCTGCCTCGGGCTGGCGGCGCTGACTCGCAGCGGCGAGCGCGAAGCCAGTGCACTGCGGCGGGTGACCCGACTGGTGCCGTGGTTCCTGGTCGGGTTCATCGTGCTCGCCGCGCTCAACTCGCTCGGCTGGGTTCCGTCCGCAGCTCACCAACCGCTGCGGGACGCTTCGGTCTTCCTGATCACGCTCGCCTTGACCGCGATCGGGCTGCGCACCGACGTCGCCGGCTTGCGCCGGGCAGGATCGCGGCCGTTGCTGCTGGGCCTGCTGCTCTGGGTCGCGGTGGCCGGGACCAGCCTCGTCCTGCAGTGGGCGGCAGGATAG
- a CDS encoding LysR family transcriptional regulator — translation MPLPAWTPDLSTLELLLSVAELGSVGRAATAHGISQPSASARLSRLERRVGVALLVRTSRGSELTPAGEAVATWSRAVVDAAQLLTDGVLTLRADRSARLRVAASLTVAEYLMPPWLLALRRAHPGLEVAASVANSAGVCARVLAGDADLGFVEMPSVPSGLSAVQVGTDRLALVVAPDYPLAARAATGVSARDLCDQPLLVREPGSGTREVFLLAITPALGARPGLPHATELGSTTTILATARAGGGIGVLSARAAAADLRAGTLVEIGAPELDLRRPLHAVFLGRRPSPLANELIQLALAGG, via the coding sequence GTGCCCCTTCCCGCCTGGACCCCCGACCTGTCGACACTCGAGCTGTTGCTGTCGGTCGCCGAACTCGGCAGCGTGGGACGTGCCGCGACGGCGCACGGGATCAGCCAGCCGAGCGCGAGCGCGCGGCTGTCCCGCCTGGAACGACGGGTCGGTGTCGCCCTGCTGGTGCGTACGTCCCGCGGCAGCGAGCTGACTCCTGCGGGCGAGGCGGTGGCGACCTGGTCGCGCGCGGTGGTGGATGCCGCGCAACTGCTCACCGACGGCGTGCTCACGCTGCGGGCGGACCGGTCGGCGCGGTTGCGGGTCGCCGCCAGCCTGACCGTGGCCGAGTACCTGATGCCGCCGTGGCTGCTCGCGCTGCGCCGCGCCCATCCCGGCCTCGAGGTCGCGGCCTCCGTCGCGAACAGTGCCGGGGTCTGCGCCCGGGTGCTCGCCGGTGATGCCGACCTGGGCTTCGTGGAGATGCCGTCCGTGCCGAGCGGGCTCAGTGCCGTGCAGGTCGGGACGGACCGGCTCGCGCTCGTGGTCGCGCCCGACTACCCGCTGGCCGCGCGGGCGGCGACCGGCGTGTCGGCTCGTGACCTGTGCGATCAGCCGTTGCTGGTGCGCGAGCCGGGATCGGGCACCCGCGAGGTGTTCCTGTTGGCGATCACCCCCGCGCTCGGCGCGCGGCCGGGGCTGCCGCATGCCACCGAACTCGGCTCGACGACCACGATCCTGGCGACCGCGCGCGCCGGCGGCGGGATCGGGGTGCTCAGCGCCAGGGCCGCGGCGGCGGACCTGCGGGCCGGGACCCTGGTCGAGATCGGTGCGCCCGAGCTGGATCTGCGGCGGCCGCTGCACGCCGTCTTCCTCGGCCGTCGCCCGAGCCCGCTGGCCAACGAGCTGATCCAGCTCGCCCTTGCCGGCGGCTGA
- a CDS encoding TIGR03619 family F420-dependent LLM class oxidoreductase, whose product MDVSFALPTSGAWATPENITEIARTADERGYRGVWTFQRVLYPADSQLPAVYRSVLDPLIALGFAAAVTSRVRLGLAVVNGPFYAPAILAKQLAAIDVLSGGRLDAGIGLGWAAEEYAAAGVPTEHRGRRFDEWLDCLDALLTQDPVEFAGEFYTVPRSFVAPAPVQRPRPPVLLGGTAPAALRRAGTRGDGWISFSRASVEDVRSGAGAVRDAAERAGRSRDDVRCVVRGVARVRDDAVPDPDRAPLHGTVAQIREGLARYADCGVDEVFLDPNFDSEQVGNPAADAAAAMARARMLLDACAPG is encoded by the coding sequence ATGGACGTGAGCTTCGCGCTGCCGACGTCCGGTGCGTGGGCGACGCCGGAGAACATCACCGAGATCGCGCGCACGGCGGACGAGCGCGGGTACCGGGGCGTGTGGACGTTCCAGCGGGTGCTGTATCCGGCCGACTCGCAGCTGCCGGCCGTGTACCGCAGCGTCCTGGATCCGCTGATCGCACTCGGCTTCGCCGCGGCGGTGACGTCCCGCGTCCGGCTCGGCCTCGCTGTGGTGAACGGCCCGTTCTACGCGCCGGCGATCCTGGCCAAGCAACTTGCGGCGATCGACGTGCTGTCCGGCGGACGGCTCGACGCCGGCATCGGGCTGGGCTGGGCGGCAGAGGAGTACGCGGCCGCCGGCGTGCCCACCGAGCATCGCGGCCGCCGGTTCGACGAATGGCTCGACTGCCTCGATGCGCTGCTGACGCAGGACCCGGTCGAGTTCGCCGGTGAGTTCTACACGGTGCCGCGCTCGTTCGTCGCGCCTGCTCCGGTGCAGCGGCCCCGGCCGCCGGTGCTGCTGGGTGGCACGGCACCGGCAGCGCTGCGCCGTGCGGGCACGCGCGGCGACGGGTGGATCAGCTTCAGCCGGGCGAGCGTCGAGGACGTGCGGTCCGGGGCCGGTGCCGTGCGCGACGCCGCGGAGCGCGCGGGCAGGTCTCGTGACGATGTGCGCTGCGTGGTGCGCGGGGTGGCGCGGGTGCGGGACGACGCGGTGCCCGACCCTGACCGGGCACCGCTGCACGGCACCGTGGCGCAGATCCGCGAAGGCTTGGCGCGCTATGCCGACTGCGGGGTCGACGAGGTGTTCCTCGACCCCAACTTCGACTCCGAGCAGGTCGGCAATCCGGCGGCGGACGCGGCCGCCGCCATGGCCAGAGCGCGTATGCTGCTGGACGCCTGCGCGCCGGGGTAG
- a CDS encoding VOC family protein has translation MATVGVRYIVDDVDAAIAFYCGQLGFSEVMHPAPAFAMLERGDLRLVLSAPSGGPGGGQAMPDGTLPSPGGWNRIQLEMPDLDAAVDALRAAGARFRSEPITGVGGKQVIVEDPAGNPIELFEPTREEARLARD, from the coding sequence ATGGCAACTGTCGGAGTGCGCTACATAGTCGACGATGTCGACGCCGCAATCGCCTTCTACTGCGGGCAACTCGGCTTCAGCGAGGTCATGCATCCGGCGCCGGCGTTCGCCATGCTCGAGCGCGGCGACCTGCGCCTGGTGCTGAGCGCACCTAGCGGCGGGCCGGGCGGCGGTCAGGCGATGCCGGACGGGACGCTGCCTTCGCCGGGCGGCTGGAACCGGATCCAGCTCGAGATGCCCGACCTGGATGCTGCGGTCGATGCGTTGCGCGCGGCCGGTGCGCGGTTCCGCAGCGAGCCGATCACCGGTGTCGGAGGCAAGCAGGTGATCGTCGAGGACCCGGCGGGCAACCCGATCGAGCTGTTCGAGCCCACCCGCGAGGAAGCCAGACTCGCCCGCGACTGA
- a CDS encoding acyl-CoA dehydrogenase has product MGIGNPDFDSYRLSDEQRMLRAAVRALAEDKIAPRAAEIDETAEFPYDVRDALVRSGFHAVHVPEEYGGMGADAISGCIVVEEVARVCASSSLIPAVNKLGSQPVILSGSEDLKKQVLPPLASGEAMFSYALSEREAGSDAAAMRTRAVLDGEHWVLNGTKCWITNAGVSTHYTVMAVTDPQHGANGISAFVVHQDDPGFSVGAKERKLGIKGSPTCEIYFENCTIPADRIIGEPGTGFKTALRTLDHTRLAIGAQALGIAQGALDASVAYIKERRQFGKRIADFQGIQFMVADMAMRIEAARHLVYAAAARAERDEPNLTFTSAAAKVFASDTAMSVTTDAVQLFGGYGFTKDFPVERMMRDAKITQIYEGTNQINRMVMARQLVK; this is encoded by the coding sequence ATGGGCATCGGTAATCCTGACTTCGACTCCTACCGGCTGAGCGACGAGCAACGGATGCTGCGCGCAGCCGTTCGCGCACTCGCCGAGGACAAGATCGCACCGCGCGCGGCCGAGATCGACGAGACGGCCGAGTTCCCGTACGACGTGCGGGACGCGCTGGTGCGCTCGGGCTTCCACGCCGTTCACGTGCCCGAGGAGTACGGCGGCATGGGGGCCGACGCGATCAGTGGCTGCATCGTCGTCGAGGAGGTCGCCCGGGTGTGCGCGTCGTCCTCGCTCATCCCGGCGGTCAACAAGCTGGGCAGCCAACCGGTCATCCTGTCCGGCTCCGAGGACCTGAAGAAGCAGGTGCTGCCGCCGCTCGCCTCCGGCGAGGCGATGTTCAGCTATGCGCTGTCCGAGCGCGAGGCCGGCTCGGACGCCGCGGCGATGCGCACCCGGGCCGTGTTGGACGGCGAGCACTGGGTGCTCAACGGCACCAAGTGCTGGATCACCAACGCGGGCGTCTCCACGCACTACACCGTCATGGCGGTCACCGATCCGCAGCATGGCGCCAACGGCATCTCCGCGTTCGTCGTGCATCAGGACGACCCGGGCTTCTCGGTCGGCGCCAAGGAGCGCAAGCTCGGGATCAAGGGCAGCCCGACCTGCGAGATCTACTTCGAGAACTGCACCATCCCGGCCGACCGGATCATCGGCGAACCGGGCACCGGATTCAAGACCGCGCTGCGCACGCTCGATCACACCCGGCTGGCGATCGGCGCGCAGGCGCTCGGCATCGCGCAGGGCGCGCTGGACGCGTCCGTCGCGTACATCAAGGAGCGGCGTCAGTTCGGCAAGCGCATCGCCGACTTCCAGGGCATCCAGTTCATGGTCGCCGACATGGCGATGCGGATCGAGGCGGCCCGGCATCTGGTCTACGCCGCGGCGGCGCGAGCCGAACGCGACGAGCCGAACCTGACCTTCACCTCGGCGGCCGCGAAGGTGTTCGCCTCGGACACCGCGATGTCGGTCACGACCGATGCGGTGCAACTGTTCGGCGGCTACGGGTTCACCAAGGACTTCCCGGTGGAGCGGATGATGCGCGACGCGAAGATCACCCAGATCTACGAGGGCACCAACCAGATCAACCGCATGGTGATGGCGCGCCAATTGGTGAAATAG
- a CDS encoding type IV toxin-antitoxin system AbiEi family antitoxin domain-containing protein has product MRPVPDVAAGQRAVFTVAQARAAGWTRSAMRHAVSCGDLVVLRPGVLARPAEPTGFSWLDERDRHARAAAAALLGRPRSLASHCAAAVLMDLPVLEVPEVPCLTVLPSHSGAVRGVHLHRTRLDAGDPGRLRGLRLTMPARTVVDIARERGVVAGVVTADGALQRGLLTARELKLAVRAAAGRAGVERARAAAALADGRAESALESRSRLAIADAGLPPPDLQPDIFVDGRFAGRVDFYWDEFGVIGEADGWEKYKAGWERIRDEKRRQEQLERGRLIVVRWGSDDLASFAPVTGQVAGRLHARPGRWSPRTSLDRPDVRAADASIQLTATAVQILGRPTIYPWASVILTSTPTG; this is encoded by the coding sequence GTGCGCCCGGTACCCGACGTCGCGGCCGGCCAGCGTGCCGTGTTCACCGTCGCGCAGGCCCGCGCGGCCGGGTGGACGCGTTCGGCGATGCGCCACGCGGTGAGCTGCGGCGACCTGGTCGTGCTGCGCCCCGGCGTGCTGGCGCGTCCGGCCGAGCCGACCGGGTTCAGCTGGCTGGACGAGCGGGACCGACATGCCCGTGCCGCTGCAGCAGCGCTGCTCGGCCGGCCGCGCAGCCTGGCCAGCCACTGTGCGGCGGCGGTGCTGATGGACCTGCCGGTACTCGAGGTGCCGGAGGTGCCGTGCCTGACGGTGCTCCCGTCACACAGTGGTGCGGTCCGGGGCGTGCATCTGCACCGGACCCGGCTCGACGCCGGCGATCCGGGCAGACTGCGGGGCCTTCGGCTCACGATGCCGGCGCGGACCGTGGTCGACATCGCCCGCGAACGCGGCGTGGTTGCCGGCGTCGTGACCGCCGATGGCGCGCTGCAGCGTGGCCTGTTGACCGCGCGGGAGTTGAAGCTGGCGGTGCGCGCAGCCGCGGGTCGAGCCGGGGTCGAGCGTGCACGCGCTGCGGCAGCGCTCGCCGACGGTCGTGCCGAGTCGGCGCTCGAGTCGCGATCGCGGCTGGCCATCGCCGACGCGGGCCTGCCGCCGCCGGATCTGCAGCCGGACATCTTCGTCGACGGCCGCTTCGCCGGGCGAGTCGACTTCTACTGGGACGAGTTCGGCGTGATCGGCGAGGCCGACGGCTGGGAGAAGTACAAGGCCGGCTGGGAGCGGATTCGGGACGAGAAGCGGCGGCAGGAGCAGTTGGAGCGGGGACGGCTGATCGTGGTGCGCTGGGGATCGGACGACCTGGCCTCCTTCGCGCCGGTCACCGGACAGGTTGCGGGACGCCTTCACGCGCGGCCTGGGCGTTGGTCGCCCCGAACGTCGCTGGACCGTCCGGACGTCCGCGCTGCCGACGCGAGTATCCAGCTGACCGCGACTGCCGTCCAGATACTTGGTCGTCCTACTATTTACCCATGGGCATCGGTAATCCTGACTTCGACTCCTACCGGCTGA
- a CDS encoding glycine hydroxymethyltransferase, with product MSENANSNVLPFDASTASSAYRAALDLIAAVEPDVAGAIRAELADQRSSLKLIASENYASPAVLLTMGNWLSDKYAEGTIGHRFYAGCQNIDTVEQLAADHAKALFGAPHAYVQPHSGIDANLVAFWAILAQRVESPALAQAGAKHVNDLSDDDWQSLRKALGDQRALGMSLDAGGHLTHGFRPNISGKMFHQSSYGTDPETGLLDYDDVAAKAREFKPLVLIAGYSAYPRRINFARMREIADEVGATLMVDMAHFAGLVAGKVFAGDFDPVPHAHVTTTTTHKSLRGPRGGLVLCQPEYADSVDRGCPMVLGGPLGNVMAAKAVALAEARQPMFQQYAQNVASNAVALADGLMRRGARLVTGGTDNHLALIDVSTFGLTGRQAESALLDSGIVTNRNAIPRDPNGAWYTSGVRIGTPALTSRGFGPTEFDRVAELIVDVLSATTPTAAASGGASKAKYTIGDGVADKTHAAAAELLDANPLYPGIDLG from the coding sequence GTGTCCGAGAACGCGAACAGCAACGTCCTGCCCTTCGACGCCTCGACCGCGTCGTCCGCCTACCGAGCCGCGCTGGACCTGATCGCCGCGGTCGAACCCGACGTCGCGGGCGCGATCCGGGCCGAACTGGCCGACCAGCGCAGCTCGCTCAAGCTGATCGCCAGCGAGAACTATGCCTCCCCCGCGGTGCTGCTCACGATGGGCAACTGGCTCTCGGACAAGTACGCCGAGGGCACCATCGGGCACCGCTTCTACGCCGGCTGCCAGAACATCGACACTGTCGAGCAACTCGCCGCCGACCACGCGAAGGCGCTGTTCGGTGCACCGCACGCGTACGTCCAGCCGCACAGCGGCATCGACGCGAACCTCGTCGCGTTCTGGGCGATCCTCGCGCAGCGCGTCGAGTCGCCCGCGCTGGCACAGGCGGGCGCCAAGCACGTCAACGACCTGTCCGACGACGACTGGCAGAGCCTGCGCAAGGCGCTCGGCGACCAGCGCGCCCTCGGCATGTCGCTGGACGCCGGTGGCCACCTGACGCACGGGTTCCGGCCGAACATCAGCGGCAAGATGTTCCACCAGTCCAGCTACGGCACCGACCCGGAGACCGGGTTGCTGGACTACGACGACGTGGCCGCCAAGGCCCGGGAGTTCAAGCCGCTGGTGCTGATCGCCGGCTACTCGGCCTACCCGCGGCGGATCAACTTCGCGCGGATGCGCGAGATCGCCGACGAGGTCGGCGCGACGCTGATGGTCGACATGGCGCACTTCGCGGGCCTGGTCGCCGGCAAGGTGTTCGCCGGCGACTTCGACCCGGTGCCGCACGCGCACGTCACGACCACGACCACGCACAAGTCGCTTCGCGGCCCGCGCGGCGGCCTGGTGCTGTGCCAGCCCGAGTACGCCGACTCGGTCGACCGGGGTTGCCCGATGGTGCTCGGCGGCCCGCTCGGCAACGTCATGGCCGCGAAGGCGGTGGCGCTGGCCGAGGCACGCCAGCCGATGTTCCAGCAGTACGCGCAGAACGTGGCGTCCAACGCGGTCGCGCTCGCCGACGGGTTGATGCGGCGCGGCGCACGCCTGGTCACCGGCGGCACCGACAACCACCTCGCCCTGATCGACGTCTCGACGTTCGGGCTCACCGGCCGCCAGGCGGAGTCGGCGCTGCTCGACAGCGGCATCGTCACGAACCGCAACGCGATCCCCCGCGACCCGAACGGGGCCTGGTACACCTCGGGCGTGCGCATCGGCACCCCGGCGCTCACCAGCCGGGGGTTCGGGCCCACGGAGTTCGACCGCGTCGCCGAGCTGATCGTCGACGTGCTCTCGGCGACCACGCCCACCGCGGCGGCCAGCGGTGGCGCGTCCAAGGCGAAGTACACGATCGGCGACGGCGTGGCCGACAAGACCCATGCTGCGGCGGCCGAACTGCTCGACGCCAACCCGCTCTACCCGGGCATCGACCTGGGCTGA
- a CDS encoding DUF1501 domain-containing protein: protein MDFDRQLGETAKSLAAFMTDLGAARRKRVSVVVMTEFGRRVAMNASGGTDHGHGGVTWLLGGGIVGGVHGRWAKLSTATLPDGDVPGWNNPFDILGELAATRLRAGGLSHVFPGHRVRALGVARS, encoded by the coding sequence GTGGACTTCGACCGGCAACTGGGCGAGACGGCCAAGTCGCTGGCCGCGTTCATGACCGATCTCGGCGCGGCACGGCGCAAGCGGGTGAGCGTCGTGGTCATGACCGAGTTCGGCCGGCGCGTTGCGATGAACGCCAGCGGCGGCACCGACCACGGGCACGGCGGCGTCACCTGGCTGCTCGGCGGCGGGATCGTCGGCGGCGTCCACGGCCGGTGGGCCAAGCTGTCCACCGCCACCTTGCCGGACGGGGACGTGCCCGGCTGGAACAACCCGTTCGACATCCTCGGCGAGCTGGCCGCCACGCGGCTGCGCGCCGGCGGCCTGTCCCACGTGTTCCCCGGCCACCGCGTGCGCGCGCTCGGGGTGGCACGCAGCTGA
- a CDS encoding UbiA family prenyltransferase, translating into MSGVLRSASALARSCHPAPSAGVTAFATVLAVTAGNGAGTCALLALAVLAGQLSIGWSNDRLDAARDRAVARTDKPIATGELAHRTVEVAIAVALAACVACSLALGWRAGLLHLAAVSGGWLYNLWLKATWFSWLPYAAAFGALPAIAVLAVPGHPAPAAWPIAAGACLGVAAHLTNVLPDLAGDRATGIRGLPHRIGARASLALTGPLLVAATGCAAFGPPGVPFLLGWLAFAVSVVVAVLGPAVLWRRPAGKLAFYAIFVVVALELAVIVADGHRLR; encoded by the coding sequence GTGAGCGGCGTGCTGCGCAGCGCCTCGGCGCTGGCCCGCTCGTGTCACCCGGCACCCAGCGCCGGGGTCACCGCGTTCGCCACCGTCCTCGCCGTCACCGCCGGGAACGGCGCCGGAACCTGCGCGCTGCTCGCGCTCGCCGTGCTGGCCGGGCAGCTCTCGATCGGCTGGTCGAACGACCGCCTCGACGCGGCGCGCGACCGGGCCGTCGCCCGCACCGACAAGCCGATCGCCACCGGCGAGCTGGCGCACCGCACCGTCGAGGTGGCGATCGCCGTCGCGCTGGCGGCGTGCGTGGCGTGCTCGCTCGCCCTGGGCTGGCGGGCCGGCCTGCTGCACCTGGCCGCGGTCTCGGGCGGCTGGCTGTACAACCTGTGGCTGAAGGCGACCTGGTTCTCGTGGTTGCCGTACGCGGCCGCGTTCGGCGCGCTGCCCGCGATCGCGGTCCTCGCCGTCCCCGGCCATCCGGCGCCCGCTGCCTGGCCGATCGCGGCCGGAGCCTGCCTGGGCGTCGCCGCGCACCTGACCAACGTGCTGCCGGACCTCGCGGGCGACCGGGCGACCGGGATCCGCGGCCTGCCCCACCGGATCGGCGCCCGAGCGTCGCTCGCCCTGACCGGCCCGCTGCTGGTCGCGGCCACCGGCTGCGCAGCGTTCGGGCCGCCGGGCGTCCCCTTTCTGCTCGGCTGGCTCGCGTTCGCGGTCAGCGTCGTGGTCGCCGTGCTGGGCCCGGCGGTGCTGTGGCGGCGGCCGGCCGGCAAGCTGGCCTTCTACGCGATCTTCGTCGTCGTCGCGCTGGAGCTGGCCGTGATCGTCGCCGACGGGCACCGGCTGCGCTGA
- a CDS encoding amidohydrolase: MNPHGGSVAIVGGRVVPGAADPIENATVLITDGVIEAVGANVAVPYGVRTIDASGHWVLPGFVEAHAHVGVHEEGEGPAGQDTNEMTDPNGARLRALDAINPAERGFADALAGGVTTVVVKPGSGNPIGGQTVAIKTWGRIVDEMIVKSPTSVKSALGENPKRVYGEKKELPSTRQGVAAVIRDAFGKAQDYRAKRDAAASKGDPFDRDPTCEVLVRVLDGELPWCQHTHRADDIATAIRLADEFGYRLIVNHATEGFLLADVLAERQIPCIVGPLFTTRSKVELRERTLANPGRLANAGVLVALTTDHPVVPINFLVHQATLAVKEGMSRDDALRSLTVNPAQMMGLADRVGALEVGRDGDVVIWDGDPLDVMSRARRVFVNGVSVYEWRDGAGVVSSPYRV; the protein is encoded by the coding sequence ATGAATCCTCACGGCGGCAGCGTGGCCATTGTCGGCGGACGGGTCGTCCCCGGCGCCGCCGACCCGATCGAGAACGCGACCGTGCTCATCACCGACGGCGTGATCGAGGCGGTCGGCGCGAACGTCGCGGTACCCTACGGCGTCCGCACGATCGACGCGAGCGGGCACTGGGTGTTGCCCGGCTTCGTCGAGGCGCACGCGCACGTCGGCGTGCACGAGGAGGGCGAGGGTCCGGCCGGCCAGGACACCAACGAGATGACCGACCCGAACGGCGCCCGGCTGCGCGCGCTCGACGCGATCAACCCCGCCGAACGTGGCTTCGCCGATGCGCTGGCCGGGGGCGTGACGACCGTCGTGGTCAAGCCGGGCAGCGGCAACCCGATCGGCGGCCAGACGGTGGCGATCAAGACCTGGGGCCGCATCGTCGACGAGATGATCGTCAAGTCCCCGACCAGCGTGAAGAGCGCGCTCGGCGAGAACCCCAAGCGGGTGTACGGCGAGAAGAAGGAGTTGCCCTCGACCCGCCAGGGCGTGGCCGCCGTCATCCGCGACGCGTTCGGCAAGGCACAGGACTACCGCGCCAAGCGGGACGCCGCCGCGAGCAAGGGCGATCCGTTCGACCGCGACCCGACGTGCGAGGTGCTGGTCCGCGTGCTCGACGGCGAGCTGCCGTGGTGCCAGCACACGCACCGGGCCGATGACATCGCGACGGCGATCCGGCTGGCCGACGAGTTCGGCTACCGGCTCATCGTCAACCACGCCACCGAGGGTTTCCTGCTCGCCGACGTGCTGGCCGAGCGGCAGATCCCGTGCATCGTCGGCCCGCTGTTCACGACCCGCTCGAAGGTGGAACTGCGCGAGCGGACGCTGGCCAACCCGGGCCGGCTCGCGAACGCCGGCGTGCTGGTGGCGCTCACCACCGACCATCCGGTGGTTCCGATCAACTTCCTGGTGCACCAGGCGACGCTGGCCGTGAAGGAGGGGATGAGCCGCGACGATGCGCTGCGCTCGCTCACCGTCAACCCGGCGCAGATGATGGGCCTGGCCGATCGGGTCGGCGCGCTCGAAGTGGGCCGCGACGGTGACGTGGTGATCTGGGACGGTGACCCGCTGGACGTGATGAGCCGCGCGCGGCGGGTGTTCGTCAACGGCGTGTCCGTCTACGAGTGGCGGGACGGCGCCGGCGTGGTCAGCTCGCCGTACCGGGTCTAG
- a CDS encoding ArsC/Spx/MgsR family protein, which translates to MEIWINPACSKCRTALSILDEAGATYTTRRYLDDPPTAVELGSLLARLGLEPWDITRMGEAEAKELKLASWPKEPAARTRWIETLAAHPILIQRPIITADSGAAAVARSDTTVRAMIAEV; encoded by the coding sequence ATGGAGATCTGGATCAACCCGGCGTGCTCGAAGTGCCGGACCGCGCTGTCGATCCTGGACGAGGCCGGCGCCACCTACACCACGCGCCGGTACCTGGACGACCCGCCGACCGCGGTCGAGCTCGGTTCGCTGCTCGCCCGGCTCGGCCTCGAGCCGTGGGACATCACCCGGATGGGCGAGGCCGAGGCGAAGGAGCTGAAGCTGGCGTCCTGGCCGAAGGAGCCGGCCGCGCGCACCCGCTGGATCGAGACGCTGGCGGCGCACCCGATCCTGATCCAGCGCCCGATCATCACGGCCGACTCGGGCGCGGCAGCGGTGGCCCGCTCGGACACGACGGTGCGCGCGATGATCGCCGAGGTATGA